One genomic region from Salinicola endophyticus encodes:
- the aldA gene encoding aldehyde dehydrogenase, whose translation MTQSMKSSHEGVDLYNQFIDGEWTTGGGERLDVLNPATGEIIARVSLADEALANRALEAAQRAFPAWSRKTAVERADHLYRLVELILEQRQRLARLITTEQGKPLDEADADVGMCANLIRFAAENTRRLEGDIIPADDPDEQIWIQKVPHGVVVGITAWNFPAALIGRKLGPALAAGNTIVLKPSEETPLTALEIVELARQAGIPPGVVNLVNGSGRDIGNQLITSPITQLVSMTGSVRGGREINKAAAEHLKIVRLELGGKAPFIVLDDADLDPAVDAAIASRFDNCGQVCTCNERMYVQSGIYDRFLERFKQRVEALKVGNPLTDEDVDMGPKINAAELDKIHAMVEQAQRDGAQLLTGGKRLSGGDYDKGNYYAPTILTGVDNDMQIMKEEIFGPVVPIMKIDDFEQAMAYANASEYGLSAYVFTQNVRHLMALTRELDFGEIYVNRGAGESVQGFHKGYRNSGLGGEDGKYGLEAYVKSKTMYVHYA comes from the coding sequence ATGACCCAGTCAATGAAGTCATCCCACGAAGGTGTCGATCTCTACAACCAGTTCATCGACGGCGAATGGACCACCGGCGGCGGCGAGCGCCTGGACGTGCTCAACCCGGCCACCGGGGAGATCATCGCCCGTGTCTCCCTGGCCGACGAGGCCCTGGCCAACCGCGCCCTGGAGGCCGCCCAGCGCGCCTTCCCGGCATGGTCGCGCAAGACCGCGGTGGAGCGCGCCGATCACCTCTACCGGCTGGTCGAGCTGATTCTCGAACAGCGCCAGCGTCTGGCGAGGCTGATCACCACCGAGCAGGGCAAGCCGCTGGACGAGGCCGATGCCGATGTCGGCATGTGCGCCAACCTGATCCGCTTCGCCGCCGAGAACACCCGCCGGCTGGAGGGCGATATCATCCCGGCGGACGACCCCGACGAGCAGATCTGGATTCAGAAGGTGCCCCACGGCGTGGTGGTCGGTATCACCGCCTGGAACTTCCCCGCCGCGCTGATCGGGCGCAAGCTCGGCCCGGCGCTGGCCGCGGGCAACACCATCGTGCTCAAGCCCTCGGAAGAGACCCCGCTGACCGCGCTCGAGATCGTCGAGCTGGCGCGCCAGGCGGGCATTCCCCCGGGGGTGGTCAATCTGGTCAATGGCAGCGGGCGCGATATCGGCAATCAGCTGATCACCAGCCCGATCACCCAGCTAGTGAGCATGACCGGCAGCGTGCGCGGGGGCCGCGAGATCAACAAGGCCGCCGCCGAGCATCTCAAGATCGTGCGCCTGGAACTGGGCGGCAAGGCGCCCTTCATCGTGCTCGACGACGCCGATCTCGACCCGGCGGTGGATGCCGCCATCGCCTCGCGCTTCGACAACTGCGGCCAGGTGTGTACCTGCAACGAGCGCATGTACGTCCAGTCCGGCATCTACGACCGCTTCCTCGAACGCTTCAAGCAGCGCGTCGAAGCGCTCAAGGTGGGCAACCCGCTGACCGACGAAGACGTCGACATGGGGCCCAAGATCAACGCCGCCGAACTCGACAAGATCCACGCCATGGTCGAGCAGGCCCAGCGTGACGGCGCACAGCTGCTCACCGGCGGCAAGCGGCTGAGCGGTGGCGACTACGACAAGGGCAACTACTACGCCCCGACCATTCTCACCGGCGTCGACAACGATATGCAGATCATGAAGGAGGAGATCTTCGGACCCGTGGTGCCGATCATGAAGATCGACGACTTCGAACAGGCGATGGCCTACGCCAACGCCTCCGAGTACGGCCTCTCGGCCTATGTGTTCACCCAGAACGTGCGTCATCTGATGGCGCTGACCCGGGAGCTCGACTTCGGCGAGATCTACGTCAACCGCGGGGCCGGCGAATCCGTCCAGGGCTTCCACAAGGGCTACCGCAACAGCGGGCTCGGCGGCGAGGATGGCAAGTACGGGCTGGAGGCCTACGTCAAGAGCAAGACGATGTACGTGCATTACGCCTGA
- the nfo gene encoding deoxyribonuclease IV, whose protein sequence is MKTIGAHVSAAGGVDQAVIRATEIGANAFALFTKNQRQWQAKPLEAKTIEAFKRACDTHGFGPGQILPHDSYLINLGHPEPEGLAKSRAAFLDECQRCEQLGLELLNFHPGSHLNKISESDCLARIAESINQTHAATEFVVAVIENTAGQGTNLGFRFEHMAEIIDQVEDKSRVGVCIDTCHAFAAGYELRSAADATAMLDTFERVVGLRYLRGMHLNDAKSAFNSRVDRHHSLGQGNIGSEGFTALMRDPRTDDIPLILETIEPAIWPQEIQWLRDQQLGT, encoded by the coding sequence ATGAAGACCATCGGAGCGCACGTCAGTGCCGCAGGCGGCGTCGACCAGGCGGTGATCCGCGCCACCGAGATCGGCGCCAACGCCTTTGCCCTGTTCACCAAGAACCAGCGTCAGTGGCAAGCCAAGCCGCTGGAGGCGAAGACCATCGAGGCGTTCAAGCGCGCCTGTGACACCCACGGCTTCGGCCCCGGCCAGATCCTGCCCCACGACAGTTACCTGATCAATCTGGGCCACCCCGAGCCGGAGGGCCTGGCCAAGTCCCGCGCGGCCTTTCTCGACGAGTGTCAGCGCTGCGAGCAACTGGGGCTCGAGCTACTGAACTTTCATCCCGGCAGCCATCTCAACAAGATCAGCGAGAGCGACTGCCTGGCGCGGATCGCCGAGTCGATCAACCAGACCCACGCGGCCACCGAGTTCGTCGTCGCGGTGATCGAGAACACCGCCGGCCAGGGCACCAACCTGGGCTTTCGCTTCGAGCATATGGCCGAGATCATCGACCAGGTCGAGGACAAGTCGCGGGTCGGTGTCTGCATCGACACCTGCCACGCCTTCGCCGCCGGCTACGAGCTACGCAGCGCCGCCGACGCCACCGCCATGCTCGATACCTTCGAGCGCGTGGTGGGGCTGCGCTATCTGCGCGGCATGCATCTCAACGACGCCAAGAGCGCCTTCAATAGCCGCGTCGACCGCCACCACAGCCTGGGCCAGGGCAATATCGGCAGCGAGGGCTTCACCGCCCTGATGCGCGACCCACGCACCGACGATATCCCGCTGATCCTGGAGACCATCGAGCCGGCGATCTGGCCCCAGGAGATCCAGTGGCTGCGCGACCAGCAGCTCGGCACCTGA